One region of Quercus lobata isolate SW786 chromosome 2, ValleyOak3.0 Primary Assembly, whole genome shotgun sequence genomic DNA includes:
- the LOC115974307 gene encoding serine--tRNA ligase-like isoform X2 produces MIKTTEENKRSAAEKEAEVREVLQNLNSKLLLIGNIVHDSVPISDDEANNEVIRAWGEKRLEPKLKNHVDLVKLLGIADLKKGANIAGGRGFYLKGDGVRLNQALINFGLDFLEKRGYTLLHTPFFMRKEVMARCAQLAQFDEELYKVTGEGDDKYLIATAEQPLCAYHLDDWIHPSELPIRYAGYSSCFRKEAGAHGRDTLGIFRVHQFEKVEQFCITSPDNDESWAMHEEMLKNSEDFYKMLNLPYQVVSIVSGALNDAASKKYDLEAWFPASQTYRELVSCSNCTDYQARRMETRYGQKKSNEQTKKYVHLLNSTLIATERTMCCIIENYQREDGVEIPEALQEFMGGKTFLPFKN; encoded by the exons ATGATAAAAACTACAGAGGAGAATAAGAGGTCAGCTGCAGAGAAAGAAGCTGAAGTTCGGgaagttttacaaaatttgaattcaaaattgcTATTAATTGGTAATATTGTTCATGATTCAGTTCCAATCAGCGATGACGAG GCAAATAATGAGGTGATCCGAGCATGGGGTGAGAAACGATTGGAGCCAAAACTAAAGAATCATGTTGATCTTGTTAAGCTCCTTGGAATTGCAGATTTAAAGAAAG GTGCCAATATAGCTGGAGGCAGAGGCTTCTATTTGAAAGGAGATGGCGTGCGTCTTAATCAAGCTCTTATTAACTTTGGTCTTGATTTTTTGGAGAAAAGGGGATATACATTATTGCATACTCCATTCTTCATGAGAAAAGAGGTCATGGCTAGGTGTGCTCAATTAGCacaatttgatgaagagctTTACAag GTAACAGGTGAGGGAGATGACAAATATCTGATTGCTACTGCCGAACAGCCGCTTTGTGCCTATCATTTGGATGATTGGATCCATCCTTCTGAGCTACCAATAAG GTATGCTGGATATTCGTCTTGCTTCCGTAAAGAGGCTGGTGCACATGGTCGAGATACTCTGGGAATATTCAGAGTTCATCAGTTTGAGAAGGTGGAGCAGTTTTGTATTACCAGCCCTGATAATGATGAATCTTGGGCCATGCATGAGGAAATGCTCAAAAACTCTGAAGATTTCTACAAGATG CTAAACCTCCCCTATCAAGTTGTTTCTATCGTTTCTGGTGCTCTGAATGATGCAGCTTCAAAGAAGTATGATTTGGAGGCATGGTTTCCTGCATCTCAGACTTACAGAGAGCTGGTGTCCTGTTCAAACTGTACAGACTATCAGGCAAGAAGAATGGAAACGCGATATGGACAGAAAAAG AGCAATGAGCAGACAAAGAAATATGTACACTTGTTGAACTCTACTCTCATAGCAACAGAGAGGACCATGTGCTGCATTATTGAGAACTACCAGAGGGAGGATGGTGTTGAGATTCCAGAAGCTTTACAAGAATTTATGGGTGGAAAGACCTTCCTACCTTTCAAGAactag
- the LOC115974307 gene encoding serine--tRNA ligase-like isoform X1 gives MLDIKLFRGRPEIVRKSQRRRFANIEFVDEVIALDEQARKLKFELDNLRKDFNNMNRQIAQLKIAGEDASEMIKTTEENKRSAAEKEAEVREVLQNLNSKLLLIGNIVHDSVPISDDEANNEVIRAWGEKRLEPKLKNHVDLVKLLGIADLKKGANIAGGRGFYLKGDGVRLNQALINFGLDFLEKRGYTLLHTPFFMRKEVMARCAQLAQFDEELYKVTGEGDDKYLIATAEQPLCAYHLDDWIHPSELPIRYAGYSSCFRKEAGAHGRDTLGIFRVHQFEKVEQFCITSPDNDESWAMHEEMLKNSEDFYKMLNLPYQVVSIVSGALNDAASKKYDLEAWFPASQTYRELVSCSNCTDYQARRMETRYGQKKSNEQTKKYVHLLNSTLIATERTMCCIIENYQREDGVEIPEALQEFMGGKTFLPFKN, from the exons ATGTTGGATATAAAGCTTTTCAGAGGAAGACCCGAAATCGTTCGCAAATCCCAACGCCGTCGTTTCGCTAACATCGAATTCGTCGATGAAGTCATCGCCCTCGATGAACAAGCGCGCAAAC tTAAATTCGAGCTGGATAATCTTCGCAAGGACTTCAACAATATGAACAGGCAGATCGCTCAACTTAAAATT gCAGGTGAAGATGCCTCTGAGATGATAAAAACTACAGAGGAGAATAAGAGGTCAGCTGCAGAGAAAGAAGCTGAAGTTCGGgaagttttacaaaatttgaattcaaaattgcTATTAATTGGTAATATTGTTCATGATTCAGTTCCAATCAGCGATGACGAG GCAAATAATGAGGTGATCCGAGCATGGGGTGAGAAACGATTGGAGCCAAAACTAAAGAATCATGTTGATCTTGTTAAGCTCCTTGGAATTGCAGATTTAAAGAAAG GTGCCAATATAGCTGGAGGCAGAGGCTTCTATTTGAAAGGAGATGGCGTGCGTCTTAATCAAGCTCTTATTAACTTTGGTCTTGATTTTTTGGAGAAAAGGGGATATACATTATTGCATACTCCATTCTTCATGAGAAAAGAGGTCATGGCTAGGTGTGCTCAATTAGCacaatttgatgaagagctTTACAag GTAACAGGTGAGGGAGATGACAAATATCTGATTGCTACTGCCGAACAGCCGCTTTGTGCCTATCATTTGGATGATTGGATCCATCCTTCTGAGCTACCAATAAG GTATGCTGGATATTCGTCTTGCTTCCGTAAAGAGGCTGGTGCACATGGTCGAGATACTCTGGGAATATTCAGAGTTCATCAGTTTGAGAAGGTGGAGCAGTTTTGTATTACCAGCCCTGATAATGATGAATCTTGGGCCATGCATGAGGAAATGCTCAAAAACTCTGAAGATTTCTACAAGATG CTAAACCTCCCCTATCAAGTTGTTTCTATCGTTTCTGGTGCTCTGAATGATGCAGCTTCAAAGAAGTATGATTTGGAGGCATGGTTTCCTGCATCTCAGACTTACAGAGAGCTGGTGTCCTGTTCAAACTGTACAGACTATCAGGCAAGAAGAATGGAAACGCGATATGGACAGAAAAAG AGCAATGAGCAGACAAAGAAATATGTACACTTGTTGAACTCTACTCTCATAGCAACAGAGAGGACCATGTGCTGCATTATTGAGAACTACCAGAGGGAGGATGGTGTTGAGATTCCAGAAGCTTTACAAGAATTTATGGGTGGAAAGACCTTCCTACCTTTCAAGAactag